In one Gopherus evgoodei ecotype Sinaloan lineage chromosome 1, rGopEvg1_v1.p, whole genome shotgun sequence genomic region, the following are encoded:
- the TES gene encoding testin isoform X1 yields the protein MDLESKVKKMGLGHEQGFGAPCLKCKDKCEGFELHFWRKICRNCKCGQEEHDVLTSNEEDRKVGKLFEDTKYTTLIAKLKTDGIPMYKRNVMILTNPVSAKKNISINTVTYEWAPPVQNQTLARQYMQMLPKEKQPVAGSEGAQYRKKQLAKQLPAHDQDPSKCHELSPNEVKQMEQFVKKYKNEALGVGDVKFPSEVEAKATDKNNANNGDRSTSAAVGAMEDKSSGQKGSQYIDKWRTAMSGPAAQECRLNTQISESCYRCKLNMKEGDPAVYAERAGYDKLWHPACFVCCTCSELLVDMIYFWKNGNLYCGRHYCDSEKPRCAGCDELIFSNEYTQAEGQNWHLKHFCCFDCDCILAGEIYVMVNDKPVCKPCYVKNHAVVCQGCHNAIDPEVQRVTYNNFNWHATTECFLCSCCSKSLIGQKFMPIEGMVFCSVECKKKMMS from the exons ATGGGCTTAGGTCATGAACAAGGATTTGGTGCCCCGTGCTTAAAATGCAAGGATAAATGTGAAGGATTTGAACTACACTTCTGGAG AAAAATATGTCGAAACTGCAAATGTGGCCAGGAAGAACATGATGTCCTCACAAGCAACGAGGAAGATCGAAAAGTGGGGAAGCTCTTTGAAGATACAAAATACACGACCCTTATTGCAAAGCTGAAAACTGATGGAATTCCCATGTATAAACGCAACGTAATGATACTAACTAATCCGGTGTCTGCCAAGAAGAATATATCCATCAATACTGTGACATATGAATGGGCTCCTCCTGTTCAGAATCAGACACTG GCTAGACAGTATATGCAGATGCTTCCAAAGGAGAAGCAGCCTGTGGCTGGCTCAGAAGGTGCTCAGTACAGGAAGAAACAGTTGGCTAAGCAGCTGCCTGCTCATGATCAGGATCCTTCAAAATGCCATGAGTTATCTCCTAATGAGGTGAAGCAGATGGAACAGTTTGTGAAGAAATACAAGAATGAGGCACTTGGTGTTGGAGATGTCAAGTTCCCTAGTGAGGTGGAAGCTAAAGCCACTGACAAGAATAATGCAAATAATGGTGACAGAAGCACCTCAGCAGCTGTAGGAGCAATGGAGGACAAGTCATCAGGTCAAAAAGGATCCCAGTAT aTAGATAAATGGAGAACAGCCATGAGTGGCCCAGCAGCACAGGAGTGTAGGCTTAACACAcagatttctgaa TCCTGCTACCGCTGCAAATTAAACATGAAAGAAGGCGATCCGGCTGTTTATGCTGAGCGTGCTGGATATGACAAACTGTGGCACCCCGCTTGCTTTGTCTGCTGCACCTGTAGTGAACTTCTAGTGGACATGATCTACTTCTGGAAGAATGGAAACCTATATTGTGGAAGACATTACTGTGACAGTGAGAAACCCCGATGTGCTGGATGTGATGAG CTGATATTCAGCAATGAATATACCCAGGCAGAGGGTCAAAACTGGCACCTGAAACACTTTTGCTGCTTTGATTGTGACTGCATCTTGGCTGGGGAAATCTATGTCATGGTAAATGACAAGCCTGTCTGCAAACCATGCTACGTGAAGAACCATGCTGTG GTCTGCCAAGGCTGCCATAATGCTATTGATCCAGAAGTTCAGCGTGTAACCTACAACAACTTCAACTGGCATGCCACAACAGAGTGcttcctgtgttcctgttgtaGCAAGAGTCTAATTGGCCAGAAATTCATGCCGATAGAAGGAATGGTCTTCTGCTCAGTAGAATGTAAGAAAAAAATGATGTCTTAA
- the TES gene encoding testin isoform X3, with protein sequence MGLGHEQGFGAPCLKCKDKCEGFELHFWRKICRNCKCGQEEHDVLTSNEEDRKVGKLFEDTKYTTLIAKLKTDGIPMYKRNVMILTNPVSAKKNISINTVTYEWAPPVQNQTLARQYMQMLPKEKQPVAGSEGAQYRKKQLAKQLPAHDQDPSKCHELSPNEVKQMEQFVKKYKNEALGVGDVKFPSEVEAKATDKNNANNGDRSTSAAVGAMEDKSSGQKGSQYSCYRCKLNMKEGDPAVYAERAGYDKLWHPACFVCCTCSELLVDMIYFWKNGNLYCGRHYCDSEKPRCAGCDELIFSNEYTQAEGQNWHLKHFCCFDCDCILAGEIYVMVNDKPVCKPCYVKNHAVVCQGCHNAIDPEVQRVTYNNFNWHATTECFLCSCCSKSLIGQKFMPIEGMVFCSVECKKKMMS encoded by the exons ATGGGCTTAGGTCATGAACAAGGATTTGGTGCCCCGTGCTTAAAATGCAAGGATAAATGTGAAGGATTTGAACTACACTTCTGGAG AAAAATATGTCGAAACTGCAAATGTGGCCAGGAAGAACATGATGTCCTCACAAGCAACGAGGAAGATCGAAAAGTGGGGAAGCTCTTTGAAGATACAAAATACACGACCCTTATTGCAAAGCTGAAAACTGATGGAATTCCCATGTATAAACGCAACGTAATGATACTAACTAATCCGGTGTCTGCCAAGAAGAATATATCCATCAATACTGTGACATATGAATGGGCTCCTCCTGTTCAGAATCAGACACTG GCTAGACAGTATATGCAGATGCTTCCAAAGGAGAAGCAGCCTGTGGCTGGCTCAGAAGGTGCTCAGTACAGGAAGAAACAGTTGGCTAAGCAGCTGCCTGCTCATGATCAGGATCCTTCAAAATGCCATGAGTTATCTCCTAATGAGGTGAAGCAGATGGAACAGTTTGTGAAGAAATACAAGAATGAGGCACTTGGTGTTGGAGATGTCAAGTTCCCTAGTGAGGTGGAAGCTAAAGCCACTGACAAGAATAATGCAAATAATGGTGACAGAAGCACCTCAGCAGCTGTAGGAGCAATGGAGGACAAGTCATCAGGTCAAAAAGGATCCCAGTAT TCCTGCTACCGCTGCAAATTAAACATGAAAGAAGGCGATCCGGCTGTTTATGCTGAGCGTGCTGGATATGACAAACTGTGGCACCCCGCTTGCTTTGTCTGCTGCACCTGTAGTGAACTTCTAGTGGACATGATCTACTTCTGGAAGAATGGAAACCTATATTGTGGAAGACATTACTGTGACAGTGAGAAACCCCGATGTGCTGGATGTGATGAG CTGATATTCAGCAATGAATATACCCAGGCAGAGGGTCAAAACTGGCACCTGAAACACTTTTGCTGCTTTGATTGTGACTGCATCTTGGCTGGGGAAATCTATGTCATGGTAAATGACAAGCCTGTCTGCAAACCATGCTACGTGAAGAACCATGCTGTG GTCTGCCAAGGCTGCCATAATGCTATTGATCCAGAAGTTCAGCGTGTAACCTACAACAACTTCAACTGGCATGCCACAACAGAGTGcttcctgtgttcctgttgtaGCAAGAGTCTAATTGGCCAGAAATTCATGCCGATAGAAGGAATGGTCTTCTGCTCAGTAGAATGTAAGAAAAAAATGATGTCTTAA
- the TES gene encoding testin isoform X2 gives MDLESKVKKMGLGHEQGFGAPCLKCKDKCEGFELHFWRKICRNCKCGQEEHDVLTSNEEDRKVGKLFEDTKYTTLIAKLKTDGIPMYKRNVMILTNPVSAKKNISINTVTYEWAPPVQNQTLARQYMQMLPKEKQPVAGSEGAQYRKKQLAKQLPAHDQDPSKCHELSPNEVKQMEQFVKKYKNEALGVGDVKFPSEVEAKATDKNNANNGDRSTSAAVGAMEDKSSGQKGSQYSCYRCKLNMKEGDPAVYAERAGYDKLWHPACFVCCTCSELLVDMIYFWKNGNLYCGRHYCDSEKPRCAGCDELIFSNEYTQAEGQNWHLKHFCCFDCDCILAGEIYVMVNDKPVCKPCYVKNHAVVCQGCHNAIDPEVQRVTYNNFNWHATTECFLCSCCSKSLIGQKFMPIEGMVFCSVECKKKMMS, from the exons ATGGGCTTAGGTCATGAACAAGGATTTGGTGCCCCGTGCTTAAAATGCAAGGATAAATGTGAAGGATTTGAACTACACTTCTGGAG AAAAATATGTCGAAACTGCAAATGTGGCCAGGAAGAACATGATGTCCTCACAAGCAACGAGGAAGATCGAAAAGTGGGGAAGCTCTTTGAAGATACAAAATACACGACCCTTATTGCAAAGCTGAAAACTGATGGAATTCCCATGTATAAACGCAACGTAATGATACTAACTAATCCGGTGTCTGCCAAGAAGAATATATCCATCAATACTGTGACATATGAATGGGCTCCTCCTGTTCAGAATCAGACACTG GCTAGACAGTATATGCAGATGCTTCCAAAGGAGAAGCAGCCTGTGGCTGGCTCAGAAGGTGCTCAGTACAGGAAGAAACAGTTGGCTAAGCAGCTGCCTGCTCATGATCAGGATCCTTCAAAATGCCATGAGTTATCTCCTAATGAGGTGAAGCAGATGGAACAGTTTGTGAAGAAATACAAGAATGAGGCACTTGGTGTTGGAGATGTCAAGTTCCCTAGTGAGGTGGAAGCTAAAGCCACTGACAAGAATAATGCAAATAATGGTGACAGAAGCACCTCAGCAGCTGTAGGAGCAATGGAGGACAAGTCATCAGGTCAAAAAGGATCCCAGTAT TCCTGCTACCGCTGCAAATTAAACATGAAAGAAGGCGATCCGGCTGTTTATGCTGAGCGTGCTGGATATGACAAACTGTGGCACCCCGCTTGCTTTGTCTGCTGCACCTGTAGTGAACTTCTAGTGGACATGATCTACTTCTGGAAGAATGGAAACCTATATTGTGGAAGACATTACTGTGACAGTGAGAAACCCCGATGTGCTGGATGTGATGAG CTGATATTCAGCAATGAATATACCCAGGCAGAGGGTCAAAACTGGCACCTGAAACACTTTTGCTGCTTTGATTGTGACTGCATCTTGGCTGGGGAAATCTATGTCATGGTAAATGACAAGCCTGTCTGCAAACCATGCTACGTGAAGAACCATGCTGTG GTCTGCCAAGGCTGCCATAATGCTATTGATCCAGAAGTTCAGCGTGTAACCTACAACAACTTCAACTGGCATGCCACAACAGAGTGcttcctgtgttcctgttgtaGCAAGAGTCTAATTGGCCAGAAATTCATGCCGATAGAAGGAATGGTCTTCTGCTCAGTAGAATGTAAGAAAAAAATGATGTCTTAA